tatatatatatatatatatatatatatatatatatatatatatatatatatatatatatatatatatatatatttatttatattgctggaaaacatttcaaaattgtGATTACTGTGAATGATTCTGGCGATGTGAAGAAGAAATTTACTAAGAATACAAAATAAGATTAATATTATTGGGATGAAAATCTGACAAAGAAAATTATACTTTCTCTAACTGCtaataatacatgaaaacatTGTAACTTCTGATTAAAAGGATACAGAGAAGAAAAGTTGGGAACCGCTAAATAAAGATAAGGGCTGTGATATTGAGGTTGCCCACTAGAGGgattcataaaataaagaatCATTTAAGCCTAATGTTTGGTTTCTATTCCTTTGaatggaaataaatgcattgatcTAGTTCAGTTTTGTAAGTATGGTGAACTGACAGTAGGCAGTGAAAGGCAGTGAAAATGAGTAAATGTAACAAGATGTTTGGTGAGGATAGAAACCaaggggaaaaacaaaaagaatttaAACATATCATAATTCCCATACTGTCAAATTTGAAATGTCCTggcttttttttcatgataaatGAAGTCTAGGGGCTATGTAAATGTCATAGAAGTTCAAAACAATCAATCCATAGTAAACTGCACACAGCCTGCAAGAAGTAGCTGTGATTTTTCACGAGCCGTAAAAACCTGATATCAGATCTATCCAGTCACCGCCTTCAGTCATCACCCGAGTACCGCCCCCAGCGTCCTTTTGACAAACCCCAGACAACAATGACATTGCTGAGCAACAACAACACAGACACATGTCAAAAAGGTTAACTTTAACAAATGAAACCAGATCAGCTGACCTGTACACCCACTCCAAGGATGGATCTAACAATCAGACGGACCAAAATCCTGagaaaggagctgtaaaaatatatttagatggTTTTGGGTATTtatacaccacacacacacacacacacacacacacacacacatatatatatatatatatatatatatatatatatatatatatatatatatatatatatatatatatattcttaggGACATGAACgccataaataaaacataaataaaactctAGAAAGGTGCAATATGTGACCTTTAAATTGAATGGAAGCCATGGATAAATTGTTTTGTGTAGGAAATTATTATTCAACTGTAATTCAATGGCAAAGTTAAATGAATACAGTGACTGCAAACAATTGTCTTCAGTGCGGAGATGAAAAGCAGTTAATCAGTAACTTTACCTAATTAGTAAATTGCTAATTATTTTGTTGCTTCCACCTCGTCTGGCTCGATGGCTTCCTGTTGCATGAttccaatttatttaatttggtttttGAAACAAATTGCCTCAGTAGCATAAGAACCACACATCTGTGCAGCTCATTGAGTGATGATGAAAGAATGTATGTACACATGGTCTTGAGCTATTTTGTGTGGGACAGCGTCTGACTCCCACTTCcccaaatacagtttttctcgcttgctaaaacacaatttctgaaaCCTTGATCTATTTTCTGAAACCATTACAGTTTTTGCCCATTGCTTACTCACTAAAACCGAATGCTTGGACCAAAGCCTCAATACCCAAACGTCTTGTAGCAGACCATAAACCCATTGTCAACACAACAAGCTGCTCTGTGTTCTCAGCAATTATTTCCTGCCCTGTTAGTCacatattttacagaaaagGAGATCATTTAGTGTCCTTTAAAGTATTACGTGcaacaaatgaagaaaataaaatgtttcaaaataaagatttgagCATTTTGATGAGAAATCTTGTCtttgtctgtttattaaccAGCTTGACACCAGATAAATgacaacattgtttttaaacattgattaGTTGGTCTGTTGGTAAAATGTGTTGATTTTAGTAGATTTTAGTATTGAGATCCCAATATCTCTGATACTACATCAATGTCAGACATGCTCTTATAAGTTTTATAGTGTGACAAGATTTTGATAGCAAAATATATGGTGGAAAGgtaaaaaacacattctgataaaataaaaataaaagttgggAGGTTTAATTAAAACGTAGCTTAGTAAGatgcaaaaatacagttttctttatacagttttattttttcaatattgcaTTTTGTCCTACTTCTCTAGAATCAGTGATATGTTAAATACTCTCgcaagaaacattttcattatttaactGAACACATGACAATATAGAAAAAAGACAgctaatttgaataaataaacacagaggaAGACATACGAATAATAGGTACAATTACACATTTAAGCAATGATTTAATGTTGTATAATAgtgattattcatttattttcatatttattaattttcttcacACCTAAAAAGGAAATACTCCTCAGTTTAGAAGACATGAAACATTATGCATTAACCGTTTTTAAAAGGCATTGTCAGTCGTTACATCAATtacttgataataataatttaatgatagTTTACCGTAAGATTCTTTGCGTCTATGTGTCACTCAAACCCGGAATCTCCTCTTTGCTGTCGTCCTGACTCATCTCTGCCTAACCCATTCTCTAATTCCACCATCTGTGATTTGCTCTGATATTCGTGTCTTTACACGCTCCCATCATTAACCTTCTTTTTCATTAACCTAAAGTACAGTTGTGCACACAGTGGATGTCCTGCTTAATGAATGACTGACATGACATGAATGGCTCAGAATCAGTCACTGGTTAGGGCGACCATACATGCCATGTTTGTGTCAggatttgtatattatttaaaatatctaggttttggctttgtttgcgtgCAGACTGATCGGTGTATGACATCGCTtccttatgtttttaaaatgctcttGAGGCGCTTTAGATCATATCAGtacagaaatcctggcaaggaTGTGTCCTGGGAAAATGGCACATGTGGCCACCCTATGACCGGTGCATTCATTATAAAGTATTGCTCATTCCTCTGAGAATAAAGAGTGCCAACAGTTGACTTTACCTGCAGATCTTACATAACAACTCAAGCACACCTCAATCTCTTGGCACATGCTCTACATGCACAGCTTTGTTTCCTAAACTGGGACTTtccctttgattttttttttggtttgctcTGAAATTAAGTAATTACAGTAGCAATTAGTAGAAACAAAGgctagaaacaaacaaacccttACCCTAAACTAATGTAACATACCGTTTTTAAAGtgaataatacaatttttctaTTTCAAGATTTGAGAGGAGTTCTTCTTCTTTGGATGtttcagcatttcagaaaataaaaaatgtttcacccCTGCAACTTGGTTAATTGGTTAGATGTAAATTAGGCTACAAGACAATCAGGCTGATTGTAAGTCGATTTCTCCCCTTCCGACAATGCTAGCTAATGTCCCGATGATCTTATCGGACTTTCCTGTGGTGCAATGTGTGTTAGGAAAGACAGAATCTGCTCGGAAAAACATTGGAGGTTTGTCTTTATTGTTTGTGGTctctcacattttgaaaatcttgTAAGATTAAATAAACGTTTTAGTGTGTCCCTATCCTTACGTTaccattttaaagaaatatttacatttaattttgttcaaacAATGCTTTTAGTGTTGAATTTGGTAGGCGTTTTTGATTTAGACTAGTCTTAGTTACTTAGTCTATTTACTTTCCTGTTTCACTACTCATTACTCTATTTTTAGTTGACGAAAAGTCATTGCTTTTAGTCATAACATTCAGTCATTACTTTTAGCCAAACTGCAGATACCAGAATTTATTTAGGTAGCTATTTTATATGTAGTCTTAAGTAGTCTTAAAATAAGTAGTCTTAAAATAATTCTTCTCTCTTTCTACCAAATCAATTAGGCTCATGAGACATCTGAGTCGACTGACTGAATTTGGAAAAACTGGAGTAAAATAtcaattttcaacatttttgggTAGAGATacaaattacattcattttaagatACAATAGGTTTACTCAacttgtatacatttatttgacatcTTTTGTGGGTTAACATTAATGACACAGATAGGTATTTAATTACGAATGCTGCTCCTTTGTGTATTTGATCACTGAGAACTGATCGCTCGCTGTAGAGGAAGTTGATCACATCGCGCCTTTATCTAACTTTAAGTGAATCATATTGAATCTTATTGTGactcactggaaaaaaaaacattatgtcaGCTAAATCTTTCTTTAGTTAAACTATCCGTCCGCTGTGCCTGCCACACTGAGACTAGATATGGTCACGACCCCTCTCATCAATGCCCAAAGAAAGGGACGCAAAGACAGTTAATTTAGCATTTatgatgtattttatatgtacgATAGTCCTTAAATAACATTCTAGTCTCATCTTGTTCACAACGACGCTTCATAAACTTcgtaatagttttgtttttatcatcatttattatttttagctcGTTAACGTCAGGTCTTAGTCACATTTTTCGTCATCGTCACCGATGCTAATTACGTAAAAAAACTGTGTCagaactaaaacataaaatagccTATGACTTTTTGTATTGTCTGTTCAGCACCACTGTCTTCAAcactaattactttttaatttattgtttcgggcattttattttcagctatTGATATATACTTATTTCCGGTGAATTATGTGAATTAATGAgcaaaactataatataatgcCATTTATCCACTTCCTGCATCATTAAACATAACTTACGATTCATTTAACATGTAGCCTAATGTTCATTCAAAATGGACAAAAAGAATGAAGTGACTTTTTTGGGGAACAAAAAACTTTTCTGCCTCAATATTACTCCTTAGATTTGATTGCTACTAGACATTTCCCTAATCAAAACTGATATTACTGAAGCTGAAATGTACACGTACACCTAAAATGCAACAATGTGATCATTATTTCACAAGTTgccaaactataaaaaatagctactgtttttttttcggAAATGTAAACAAGTAAAAGTACAAGTCCTTATAAATAGTAggctttttaaatacaaatcccCAAAAAATAACACAGTGTTTTACCTGCTATTTTGtatgctaatatttaaaaaaaaacattgacaacAAGTTTGCTCTTGCTTGTGCTTGCAAAACATATAGCTTTAAAATGTAGCTGTTAATTAAAGGTATTAAgaggagaaataaaacaaagatctgGGCGAGGAGGAAGAGGTTGTGTCGAGCTGAAAATCCTGTTATCATTGTCTTCCCTGTCAGTTTTGTTCGTTTTGTCAGTTTAATTTCACCTGTTGCTCAACACTTCTGACATTTTTAAGACTATATAAATGACCGTCAGTCTCTTGTCCGTCAGAAGCGAAGCGCACAAGCAGAAGAAGCAACTCTAATCATGGGGATTTTCTGCCATCTGTGTTTTCTTGCAAGCCTGCTGCTTGTTCTTCACGCTGGACCGACTGTAAAGCCTGTTGCCGATTATGACATTGCAAAGGTTTGTGTCTAGATATATATAAGAtgtgtatatagatataaataaatagatacagTTGTGTACTGGTTTGGTCATTTTCCTAATTCTTCCAAttcttatttttagaaataccTGATGAGCTTCTACAATCTAGTATATAAGGATCCTAGCCCCGAAGGCCGGGAGCCGAATCCACTTCCCGTCAAACTGCAAGAGATGCAGAAGTTCTTCGGGCTTAAGGTGACTGGAATGCTGGACAAAGAAACACTGGATGTGATGAAGAAACCTCGTTGTGGAGTTCCAGATGTTGCTGCGTTCTCCACATTTGGAGACAAACCCAGATGGAAGAACAACGAGCTCACCTACAGGTGTGTATGATAACAGGCCGTTGAAGATAACAGGCAAAGTGAAAGAAGCAGATACAGAGAATGATCCTTTTACACAGAATCGTGAACTACACCCCTGACATGTCAGCGGCTGAAGTGGATGGATCCATAGAGAAAGCCCTGCAGGTTTGGGCCAAAGTCACTCCTCTGAAATTCACGCGTATCAACAGCGGCACAGCTGACATCATGATCTCCTTTGCTACAAAAGGTGTTTTTCATCTATTAATTTATCTATTATCTATTCTATCATTAGTCCGCCATTGTGTAAAGGTGATTTGTTGTTGGATATATTAATTTACTTCCAACATTTGAGCTGCTGAGGATGCAGAGGATTAAcgttactttaatttttaaggGAATGTGTTGATCTCTGATATTCCTAAATTTCTAACATTTTTTGTGATCATCTACAGAAGAAGCgaatataagtttttttttatataggaaTATTTGCAAATCCCCTTTCCTAATAATGTGCTAGTTAGCCAGGCAATTTTGCGGCTGAAGCTTAATGTCTGCTCATCACTCCTTGGAAGAGATTGGCCGGGTCAGCAGatctcattagcatttaaagcaacatgcacagagctgattttgacaaAGTAAAGAAGATGTTTTCTACACTAGTGTTAAGTATGACTATTCATTAAGACCCCAAAGAATCCctttaaaatatagattattttatatatatatgtgtgtgtgtgtgtgtgtgtgtgtgtataatgtatgtatatgaggAGAGAAGAAGACAAATAAACTGTTTCTTACAGATCATGGTGATGGTATGACGTTTGATGGACCACTAGGTACTTTAGCTCATGCCTTTGCTCCTGGTCCTGGAATCGGTGGAGACGCACATTTCGATGATGATGAGTTTTTCACATTCAGCTCATCTAAAGGCGAGTTGTttcttcataatttttttttttcggcgaaatatttttaaatgccataactttgacttcaaataaaatttttactttttgctttGCACCTAAACTGTTCTGCTTATTTTCTCCACAGGTCATGTCCTGTTCTTGGTGGCCGCCCATGAGTTCGGTCACTCTTTGGGTCTCTCTCATTCCAGCGTTCGTGGGGCTCTGATGTTTCCCACATACAGCTTCACTGATCCAACTCGTTCCCCTTTGTCCTCTGATGACATTGAAGGGATTCAGTCGCTCTACGGTAATATGATCATAAtgagaatatatataatttctgagtcaaaaatattaagtagttTTTTACTATGTGGTAATCCCATCAGGTCCATCAGTACCAAAATCAGATTGTAAAAACATGGTCTGGGATGCAGTGACGACTTTTAAGGGAGAAACAGTGTTCTTCAAAGCTAGGTAATGCATAAAACAGATACTAAACTTTGTTTCTATCTgtgttttatatacagtataaacataaaatatctaaatgtctCTGCAGCTTTTTCTGGCGTAGTTCTTCAAGCAGAAGTGCAGTGCAAAATTCGATCAATAGTTTCTGGCCCAATGCTCCTGATAATATTGATGCTGCTTACGAGGGTCCAGAGGAagatagagtttttttttccaaaggtaTCTTCTCAAACAATCTGGGAATGCTGGAACGACAATCACACGTACGATCTCTATATCTGTGAGAAACTCTTGTCATggcttgtatttatttataggtaAACAAGTCTGGGCTTTCAATGGCCAAAATCTTGAGCCTGGCTATCCTAAACCTCTCAGCAGCTTCGGTCTGCCACCATCCGTGACAAAAGTTGATGCTGCTGTCCACAACAAGAACTCAGGAAAAACACTGCTGTTCTTTGACAAATATTACTATCGGTGGGTCAAGTGCTGCGTCATAAACAAAAGCCATAAAATTTACTCTGGAAAAAATAGTACAActtaacatttccattttttttggtAGCTATGATGAGAGAGAGAACCAGATGGACAAAGGGTATCCAAAGCgagtggaaaatgtttttctgggTATTACTGGACAGGTTACAGCGGCCCACATGTCCAACAGTAGGTGTTTCTAACTGAAGATCTGAAGCAATACAAAGAAATGATTCTAGCATTAATGTTTAAACTGGCATCTTTTCTTCCAGATAACATTTATCTCTTCAGTGACAAAAATCTCTATGAGTTCAGCTCCAGCGAGAGAACGCTCCTTCGTTTGCTGGAGAGCAATTACTTCCTGTCCTGTTAGCCAGCTTTCCTCAAACACTGATGGAAATGGAGCATAACAGGGTTTTTCAATACATGTGtctataaacatttaaaacgtattaaaacaattattcattaattgttCATATTGTCTGACCGTTATGATTTTATTAGAATGCATATTTACAGAATCATTTAATGTATTGATTGTTTccaaaaacaattaaagaacaattaattcaattcaaaagcAAGCATGTTCATTTTGAAAGCAGAATTGTGTTTAGTTGGGCAATACATTTGACTCAGTTCCTTTAATATATGAACgatcaataaacaaataaatcacgCTACAAtaaataagactttttaaatgttagatCAGCAAATGACAGGAAAAGTTGCCATTGGTGTAACATGCATACGAAATTTGAAAGGAATGGATGAGTGTACCTTGTTAATGtgtttctaaaattaaaaacaagtatCTCTTGTTATTTCTATGAAAAGAATCATTGAAACtaaatttctataaaaaaaaccccaacaaatCTCTAACCTTAAAACACAACTTTTGCCATTCTCTAAGAGAGCAAAAGACATCTTTAGGATGTAAGAGGAGGTGTTTGTTTGAATGCGTATCATATATCAGTACTTCATAAGCCCCTGCTTTACCTacgcgcacacatacacatcagTGACTGACGCCATGCAAATGAATCACAACCAGAGATGACGATGAATCAGGAACTTCCTCTGCGACTATGTCTGGCATGTCCATGTATGTCTAATGATTTCTTGCTGTTCTCATTCTGATAAGGGAACAATGGTTGCATTATTTTAGTGCAATCAGAGTAAAAAATGACTGCGTCAAACTTTACTTCTGCACTTGAGGTTTTGTGTTTCAGTCTTGACCATAATTAAGCGAACTAGTTAAAAGGgcagtacaaaaatattttttattaaaatcctgTTAACTGGTAATTTCTAATACTTTCAAATATCATAGcctatattacatttaaacgtGGGGTGAATTTAACAAGGGaattgacttttttaaaaataggtttttgtGATGTAAAAGTAGGAATGACCATTTCCTGTATGAACGCAATTATATACGTtttatttaagaattattttatatgcCAAATTTAGGTAAAAGCACACAGCCACCACAATAAGATCACAAAATGCTTGTATATCATCACTGTAttgtgaatattctgaaaaacacaaatgatggtttaataaattacattcaagcaaaagtgtttacatttttgctttttgtggtaaatgttgcaaaatattgctttaaaataaaagtgcatgcAACCAAAATCTCAGGCATGTCTGAGCAGGAAGGTTTGTGTTAAAGGAAGCTGGTAATCCTCTTATTAGCTTCAGGTTAATGTTTTACTCATAGAAACTTGTGGCTGATGACTTCACCTGTTGCTCAAACCCTCACAGAGTATATAAGCCTCCATCAGACCATTGCTAATCAGAATTCAAGAAAAGCAGCTTAAAACATGAGGATTCACCGCCTGCTGTCTTTTCTTGCAAGCCTGGTGCTTGTTATTCACGCTGGACCTATTTCACAGCATGCTGACAAAGATGAAGCCACTGCAGAGGTAGCCTACATTTTTTAGTTAtgatatttgtatgttttgttcatctttgcTCATAATTTCTCTAATAATTCCAAGgttatttttttcatccttaTAGCATTATCTGAAGAGCTTCTACAATCTAACAGATGTAACAAATGAAGCTGCCACCCGAAGAGGGGCCAGTCAGCTGACCGAGAAGATGAAAGAGATGCAGAGGTTTTTTGGGCTTAAGATGACCGGAAAGGTGGACAAAGAAACAATGGAGATGATGAAGAAGCCCCGCTGTGGAGTTCCAGATGTTGCTGCGTTCTCCACATTTGAAGGCAGACCCAAATGGCAGACCAACAAGCTCACCTACAGGTGTGTATGATGGCGGTTCTCTTGGTATGACATAGAAAAGAAGCAAATACAGACAGAGAATGATCCTTTTACACAGAATCGTGAACTACACCCCTGACATGTCAGTGGCTGAAGTGGATGGATCCATAGAGAAAGCCCTGCAGGTTTGGGCCAAAGTCACTCCTCTGAAATTCACGCGTATCAACAGCGGCACAGCTGACATCATGATCTCCTTTGGTAGAAGATGTAAGTTGTCTATCTATTTGGGTTTATATTTTGTTCAATTCTTTTCTGTTTAGTTCATTGTGACTCATGATAAATGCGCACCGATTAGTCACCACGTACTGTCATTATAATACGATTgttcagtaaaataataatcGTTGCAGTTAGTGCTGTGCATATCTAGGTTAGTTTTACAAGCCCTAATCTATTGCCTCAAGGCCACATTTGTTATGATGTTCATAAAATGGCTTATATTATGGTTATATGTATATGGTTTATATTAGAGAAAATAATAGCGCTTGCTTTGCACATGTAATATAAGCTTATTGATTTGACACACTTGTTTTGAATCAATCGTTACCAAACAAAATGAGTTTGAAAGACTTAACCCGAAGGCCAGagatgatttaaaaacatttatatgtcTGTTAAAATAGAAGATCTCTTTGTGGATACGTGCATTTATCAAAAACTTCTTTATAGAACACTAAATAAGCTTTAGCCTAAAACCAAACTCTTTCTTACAGATCATGGCGATGATTACCCATTTGATGGACCGCAAGGCACTTTGGCCCATGCTTTTGCTCCCTCTCCTGGTATTGGTGGAGACGCACATTTCGATGATGATGAGTTTTTCACTTTCCGCTCATCGAAaggtgaatattttatttcagcagtgCAGATTGTAACAAAAGCGCCACTCACgtttgatgtttatttatgccgaaactgtgctgcttaatttctCCACAGGATTTGTCCTGTTCTTGGTGGCCGCCCATGAGTTCGGTCACTCTTTGGGTCTCTCTCATTCCAACATTCGTGGGGCTCTGATGTTTCCCACATACAGCTTCACTGACCCAGATCGTTTCTCTTTGCCCACTGATGACGTCAGAGGGATTCAGTCGCTCTACGGTAAGCGTATGATCTTCAAGAGCATGTCCACAAtctttaagttaaaaatattgaataattgtTTAACCTGTGGTGTTTCCTTTAGGCCCAAACAAAGATAAAACCCCCATCTCACCAGATCCAGAAAAACCAACAACTCCTAACAATTGTGACCCTAATCTGATCCTGGATGCAATTACAACTctcaggggtgaaacaatgtTCTTCAAAGACAGGTAATacagtacaaataaaaatgaagtgagTTATTGTATAGttacctaaaatatttaaaccaaatGGCTTTATTTCACTCTCTGCAGCTTTTTCTGGCGTAAAGCTCCAGGCAAAAGTATGACGCAAATTCCTATCAAAAATTTCTGGCTCAAGGCTCCGGATAACATAGATGCTGCTTATGAGGATCGAGTGCAAgataaagttttctttttcaaagGTACCTTCTCAAACAATTTGGAAATGCTGGAACCACAATCACATATACGATCTCTATATCGGTGCTCAGAAAACTTATTTTAGTCTGTTTTTGTTCACAGATAGAAAAGTCTGGGCTTTTAAAGGCACCAGTCTTGAGCCTGGCTATCCCAAGACTCTCAGCAGCTTTGGCCTGCCATCATCGGTGAGAAAAGTTAGTGCTGCCGTCCATGACTCTGGAAAAACACTGCTCTTTGTCGACAAAGTTTACTACAGGTGGGTCGCGTTGCATCATAAACGCAAGCACTTAAAATGAGATCAGAAAAGCTGCTGGAATCCTAAACTTCCCCTTTTTTTGGTAGCTACAATGAGAGGACAAAGAAGATGGACAGAGGATATCCTCAACCAGTACAAAGTGTATTTCCAAAGATGACTGAAGAGGTTACAGCAGCCCACATATCCAACGGTATGTGTTTCTAATCTCTTTTTCTACAAACATCAATTatacttcacaatattaaacaattttttttttctccaggatACATTTATCTCTACAGCGGGACAAATGTGTATGAGTTTGGATTATACAGTAAGAGGTACTTGCGTGTGCTGAAGAACAATTTTTTCTTACCCTGTTAGTTGAGTTTTCCTGAAAGAAGAAGGGGACATAAATATAGGTTATTTTACAGCTAcagcatttttcttaaatgcatgtacatatttaaacaaattaattgttGAGTACATTTCTGTTGTAATATAATTTGaagaatgtatttttacataatcaGTTTTCAAGTGCCTGTTTTAGCTTTACAGCATGTGAGTGCCTTCATTTTGGAAGCAAGATTGCTTTTGGTGTGGATTTAAAGTAGTAAACCTCTAACGCTTTATAAAAATTCAGACATTGTGTGAAAGCATGTTGACGCTTGCGGTTGATACAGTATTATGAGTCTCTGAggaataaatgaatatgtgtgtCATCGCCACATGTTTGTACAATAAAGACAAAACTAGTCTATCTGTTACGGTTATGGGTCGCTCAGACATATATGGACATATTTCctgtgtttacattttaggaCATGAATAAGGGTGTAAGTGCCGCTGTTAAACAGCCTCAGGGAttgtgcttttgtatttttatctttcATTGATGTCATGACAGTACTCTTGTACACACTGGATGTGCCCCAAAGGGAATTCCAGTGGTTATGCAAGCTAaactaagaaaagaaaaaagccaaCAACCTTGCCTGTTGCAACATTTGACGCTAATTTAAGTTCATTTGTGTCAGTCTGATTTCCGAGAACCACttcaagtaattttttatttagatttattgctTACCTTGGTCACTTGGCCACTATTTTCCACAAGTCAAATTCTTGTTCACATgcttacaaatgtttttaaatgatttttataaattgatGCGTTTTTCTAACCACTAAGAtactttttgtgttattttaatgtagaaATTTAGCCAATTGTATAAATGCA
This DNA window, taken from Puntigrus tetrazona isolate hp1 unplaced genomic scaffold, ASM1883169v1 S000000002, whole genome shotgun sequence, encodes the following:
- the LOC122331836 gene encoding collagenase 3-like, whose translation is MGIFCHLCFLASLLLVLHAGPTVKPVADYDIAKKYLMSFYNLVYKDPSPEGREPNPLPVKLQEMQKFFGLKVTGMLDKETLDVMKKPRCGVPDVAAFSTFGDKPRWKNNELTYRIVNYTPDMSAAEVDGSIEKALQVWAKVTPLKFTRINSGTADIMISFATKDHGDGMTFDGPLGTLAHAFAPGPGIGGDAHFDDDEFFTFSSSKGHVLFLVAAHEFGHSLGLSHSSVRGALMFPTYSFTDPTRSPLSSDDIEGIQSLYGPSVPKSDCKNMVWDAVTTFKGETVFFKASFFWRSSSSRSAVQNSINSFWPNAPDNIDAAYEGPEEDRVFFSKGKQVWAFNGQNLEPGYPKPLSSFGLPPSVTKVDAAVHNKNSGKTLLFFDKYYYRYDERENQMDKGYPKRVENVFLGITGQVTAAHMSNNNIYLFSDKNLYEFSSSERTLLRLLESNYFLSC
- the LOC122331835 gene encoding collagenase 3-like, with the translated sequence MRIHRLLSFLASLVLVIHAGPISQHADKDEATAEHYLKSFYNLTDVTNEAATRRGASQLTEKMKEMQRFFGLKMTGKVDKETMEMMKKPRCGVPDVAAFSTFEGRPKWQTNKLTYRIVNYTPDMSVAEVDGSIEKALQVWAKVTPLKFTRINSGTADIMISFGRRYHGDDYPFDGPQGTLAHAFAPSPGIGGDAHFDDDEFFTFRSSKGFVLFLVAAHEFGHSLGLSHSNIRGALMFPTYSFTDPDRFSLPTDDVRGIQSLYGPNKDKTPISPDPEKPTTPNNCDPNLILDAITTLRGETMFFKDSFFWRKAPGKSMTQIPIKNFWLKAPDNIDAAYEDRVQDKVFFFKDRKVWAFKGTSLEPGYPKTLSSFGLPSSVRKVSAAVHDSGKTLLFVDKVYYSYNERTKKMDRGYPQPVQSVFPKMTEEVTAAHISNGYIYLYSGTNVYEFGLYSKRYLRVLKNNFFLPC